ACGGGAGGTTTGGCCGTCGGCGCCACCTCCACCAGATCGAGGTTGCTCTCCTGGGCGACGCGCAGGGCGTCGCGGATATTGAGAATACCCAACTGTTCCCCTTCGTTGCCCACCAAGCGAACTTCGCGGACGCGGATCTCCTCGTTGATGCGCAGGTCCTTGCTGATAAATGTTCACCCCCTGATTTCTTCCAAACGAAACAAACAAAAAATGCGGGGTCTTCCACCCGCATGCTTCTCCCATTGCACGACGCAACCGGTTCGGCGAAGGCCGTTCCTGAGCTGCGCGGCTCTGACGGATAAACCCAGCTGCACTCTTTCGCGCCTGGGTGAGAAGCGGATGGCTTCTGCTTGTTTGTCGTTCCGCTGGTAACTATAGCATATGGCGCAGAGACATGTCAAGAGAATTGGCACATCCTTTCTTTCGCCCGCTTACATTGGATATAAATGGCATATTGGAGGGAGTCCCATGACGCATCCCTTCTCTCCGGCTTTCACTAAACTCCTGCACAATGAGGACGGGCAAGGGCTTGTCGAATATGGCTTGATCCTGGCGCTGGTCGTCATTGTTTGTATCGCGATGTTGCGAAGTATGGGGGGATCTCTGACGAACAAGTTTACAGAAATCAACAACGCCATCAATTAATTCACTTTAGCAGCCAATTACATGCTTTTGGGGGTAGCGAAAGCTCAAAGCGCGCATGTAACTATTTTCCAACTATTTGTGTAGTGTGTATTATAAAAAGACAAAAGGAGGGACTGTCGTGAGAGAGTGGATCACCAACAATATGCAGCTTCTGATTGATGACGAAGACGGGCAAGGGCTTGTTGAATACGGTCTAATCCTAGCACTCGTCGTCATCGTCTGCATCGCCTTACTAAGAGGAATAGGAACCTCAATGACCAACAAGCTGAATCAAGTCAACAACGCGCTTTCCTAATAGGCACCGAATCAACATTCCCACGCCAACAGTTTCTTCTAAACTACAAATCGACCCTACTCCCGTAGGGTCTTCCTTTCTATTCAAAGGTGGTTTGCGCCGATGACCCTTTCCCTGAACGCGCTCCTGCTCTCGGCGCTCATTCTCTCGGCCGGCTACTGTGACCTCCGCTACGGCAAGATTTACAACAAATTGAACCTGGCT
The nucleotide sequence above comes from Heliomicrobium gestii. Encoded proteins:
- a CDS encoding Flp family type IVb pilin, yielding MTHPFSPAFTKLLHNEDGQGLVEYGLILALVVIVCIAMLRSMGGSLTNKFTEINNAIN
- a CDS encoding Flp family type IVb pilin; its protein translation is MREWITNNMQLLIDDEDGQGLVEYGLILALVVIVCIALLRGIGTSMTNKLNQVNNALS